A stretch of the Psychroserpens sp. Hel_I_66 genome encodes the following:
- a CDS encoding DUF4292 domain-containing protein yields MKSLKITTACLFLILGVSCKSARSVVANGEIDNKLTSKQLIRENGKNDASFKTLQAKVKIDIIDGLKESSYSLSMRMEKDKTIWISATLGLARAMITPDRVQFYDKINNQYFDGDYKLLSDLLGVELNFDKVQSLLIGEPLFNLKDDTYVISNNEASYILQPKNQNSILELFLLFNPSHFKMDSQQLLQPSKKRFLQIDYTGYQDVDKQILPQNIKIIAVEDSEELNVMMEYKSVSINEEVRFPFNIPSGFDEIILDDAK; encoded by the coding sequence ATGAAGAGTTTAAAAATCACTACAGCCTGCTTATTTTTAATTTTGGGTGTATCCTGCAAATCTGCAAGAAGCGTAGTGGCTAATGGTGAGATTGATAATAAGCTTACCTCCAAGCAATTGATTAGGGAAAATGGTAAGAATGATGCTAGTTTTAAAACACTTCAAGCAAAAGTAAAGATTGATATCATTGATGGCCTTAAAGAATCATCGTATTCCCTTAGCATGAGAATGGAAAAAGATAAAACCATTTGGATTAGCGCAACTCTAGGTCTCGCAAGAGCAATGATTACTCCAGACCGAGTTCAGTTTTATGATAAGATCAATAACCAATATTTTGATGGTGATTATAAGCTTTTAAGTGATTTATTGGGTGTAGAATTAAATTTTGATAAAGTGCAAAGTTTGTTAATTGGAGAACCGCTTTTTAACTTAAAAGATGATACATATGTCATTTCTAACAACGAAGCGTCTTATATCTTACAACCCAAAAATCAGAATTCAATTTTAGAGTTATTCCTATTGTTCAATCCGTCACACTTTAAAATGGATTCCCAACAATTATTGCAACCTTCAAAAAAGCGTTTTCTGCAAATAGATTATACGGGATACCAAGATGTTGACAAGCAAATATTACCTCAAAACATTAAAATTATTGCTGTAGAAGATAGTGAAGAACTCAATGTCATGATGGAGTATAAGTCGGTTTCAATAAATGAAGAGGTGCGATTTCCCTTCAATATACCTTCAGGATTTGACGAAATTATTTTAGATGATGCCAAATAA
- a CDS encoding lysophospholipid acyltransferase family protein, with the protein MIIFRYISSTLYRIWFYILVAVPIIVLFPLLVISILKESWYPYFFKLARIWSWFILIGMGFRVKIEREEIPQKNKSYMFVANHTSMADIMLMLVTVKNPFVFVGKAELAKIPLFGFFYKRTSILVDRNDAKSRQAVFLRAQRRLKQGMSICIFPEGGVPDESIMLDEFKDGAFRMAINHQIPIVPITFGDNKKRFSYTFFSGTPGKMRSKVHRFISTEGLKVSDTKALNKQARDLIELQLQIYNA; encoded by the coding sequence ATGATAATTTTTAGATACATATCTTCTACCTTATATCGCATTTGGTTCTACATATTGGTGGCAGTACCCATAATAGTGCTATTTCCGTTATTGGTAATATCTATTTTAAAAGAATCTTGGTATCCATATTTTTTTAAGTTGGCTCGTATTTGGTCTTGGTTTATATTGATTGGTATGGGTTTTCGGGTCAAGATTGAGCGTGAGGAGATTCCGCAGAAAAATAAAAGCTACATGTTTGTTGCCAACCACACCTCAATGGCAGATATAATGTTGATGTTGGTTACGGTGAAAAATCCGTTTGTATTTGTTGGTAAAGCAGAGTTGGCTAAAATCCCATTATTTGGATTTTTCTATAAACGTACGAGTATTTTGGTAGATAGAAATGATGCTAAAAGTAGGCAAGCGGTATTTTTAAGAGCACAACGACGTTTAAAACAAGGCATGAGTATTTGTATATTCCCCGAAGGTGGTGTGCCAGATGAAAGTATTATGCTGGACGAATTTAAAGATGGCGCTTTTAGAATGGCAATCAATCATCAAATCCCAATTGTACCAATTACGTTTGGCGATAATAAAAAGCGATTTTCTTACACCTTTTTTAGTGGAACTCCAGGTAAAATGAGATCGAAAGTGCATCGTTTTATTTCTACGGAAGGTTTGAAAGTTTCAGATACCAAAGCACTCAATAAGCAAGCCCGGGATTTGATTGAACTTCAGCTCCAAATTTATAATGCCTAA
- a CDS encoding tetratricopeptide repeat protein, which translates to MKTKLYILLFFFGIFMLPQKTLAQVDFNKRPDDDLGNVEDTFQEYFFEALKQKGIENYQKSADALLKCIEINDSDPVLYYELGKNYMQLKNFGAAEDAFKEAVSKSPENEWFLDELYGVYIQQNETNKALKTVKQLVKFHPDYKQDLASLYIQLEKYKDAIKLLDEMDSQLGYSEDRDFLRNQIYNLTGNDEDRIENLEDRVKSNPEDESNYLRLIYRYSETGETKKAFDSAKRLLEINSESQLVHLALYKFYLDDNDTKNAINSMKVVLASPVIKPEAKTKVLNDFVNFVGKNPEYEADLVEMTSLISEDKSVKTLIELGDYYLKSNDKEKALGYYEEALQQEPNEFKIIRDVLLLQIDLNKDEEAVTRSKEALDIFPSQPILYLVNGVANNKIKQPENAIESLEIGLDFLVENPKMEADFYKQLSESYKQLNNISKSETFAKKAQALLKDQ; encoded by the coding sequence ATGAAAACTAAATTATACATCCTGCTTTTTTTCTTCGGAATTTTTATGCTTCCGCAGAAAACCCTTGCGCAAGTTGATTTCAATAAGCGTCCAGATGATGATTTAGGAAATGTTGAGGACACCTTTCAGGAATATTTCTTTGAAGCCTTAAAACAAAAAGGGATAGAGAACTACCAAAAATCTGCAGATGCGCTTTTAAAATGCATCGAAATCAACGATAGTGATCCTGTGTTGTATTACGAATTGGGAAAAAATTACATGCAACTCAAAAATTTTGGCGCTGCAGAAGATGCCTTTAAGGAAGCAGTTTCCAAATCTCCAGAAAACGAATGGTTTTTAGACGAGTTGTATGGTGTTTATATTCAGCAAAACGAAACCAATAAAGCGCTAAAAACAGTAAAGCAATTGGTAAAATTTCATCCAGATTATAAGCAAGATCTAGCGTCATTATATATTCAATTAGAAAAATATAAAGACGCCATAAAGCTTTTAGATGAAATGGATTCTCAATTGGGATACAGTGAAGACAGGGATTTTTTGCGCAATCAAATTTACAATCTAACAGGTAATGATGAAGACCGAATAGAAAATCTGGAAGATCGTGTTAAAAGTAATCCTGAAGATGAGTCCAATTACCTGCGTCTCATTTATAGATATAGCGAAACTGGCGAAACCAAAAAGGCATTTGACTCTGCAAAACGATTATTGGAAATCAATTCAGAATCACAATTGGTGCACCTTGCATTATACAAGTTCTATTTAGATGACAACGATACTAAAAATGCAATTAACTCAATGAAGGTTGTGCTTGCCAGCCCAGTAATAAAGCCAGAAGCAAAAACCAAGGTATTAAACGACTTCGTTAATTTTGTTGGTAAGAATCCAGAGTATGAGGCAGACCTAGTCGAGATGACATCTTTGATAAGTGAAGACAAAAGTGTAAAGACATTGATAGAGTTAGGTGATTATTATTTAAAATCTAATGATAAAGAGAAAGCCTTAGGATATTACGAAGAAGCATTACAGCAAGAGCCAAATGAGTTCAAGATTATTAGAGACGTATTACTGCTTCAAATAGATTTAAATAAAGATGAAGAAGCAGTGACAAGAAGCAAAGAAGCTTTAGATATTTTCCCGTCACAGCCTATTTTGTATCTAGTTAATGGTGTTGCAAACAATAAAATCAAACAACCAGAAAACGCCATAGAGAGCTTAGAGATAGGTTTAGATTTTTTAGTTGAAAATCCAAAAATGGAAGCAGATTTCTACAAACAGCTAAGTGAATCTTACAAGCAGTTAAATAATATAAGTAAATCTGAAACGTTTGCTAAAAAGGCGCAAGCCCTATTGAAAGATCAATAA
- a CDS encoding murein hydrolase activator EnvC family protein, producing MMPNKLTYILFLFLLLKSFSSEAQSDKQKALEAKRVEFQKQLNILNNLYSKDKKEEKGVLSLVEDLNHKVSVRRNLIKVTNDQANLLTREINGNQNEISSLRDQLTTLKEDYSQMIVKSYKNKSEQSRVMFLLSSDDFKQAYKRLQYIKQYTDYQKEQGDLIKGKTTKLQELNTDLLRQKADKDKLIVENREAKKELEKELKEQEKLMASIRQNLSSYSSKIKKKQQEIDAIDREINRLIREAIAASNKEAGKSTTSKGFALTPEAKLIAKNFAANKGKLSWPVEKGVVKVRFGTQPSPIDPSVKINSNGVRIATDKNEKVRVVFEGEVLAVSGQKNSNPVVLIRHGNYITVYRNLSKVYVRKGDKVSTKQEIGEVFTNNEGETILGFGVFKDSNPENPASWIYKM from the coding sequence ATGATGCCAAATAAACTTACCTATATTCTGTTTCTTTTTTTACTTCTTAAAAGTTTTTCTTCGGAAGCACAAAGTGATAAACAAAAAGCACTCGAGGCGAAGCGTGTTGAATTTCAGAAGCAATTGAACATTCTCAATAACCTGTATTCCAAAGATAAAAAGGAAGAGAAAGGCGTGCTGTCCTTAGTAGAAGATCTCAACCATAAAGTAAGCGTGAGACGAAATTTAATAAAGGTCACAAACGATCAAGCCAATTTATTGACCAGAGAAATCAATGGCAATCAAAACGAGATTTCCAGTTTAAGAGACCAATTAACAACGCTTAAAGAGGATTATTCTCAAATGATCGTGAAGTCCTACAAAAACAAATCGGAACAAAGCCGAGTCATGTTCCTCTTATCTTCAGACGATTTTAAACAAGCCTACAAGCGTTTGCAATACATCAAACAATATACAGATTACCAAAAGGAGCAAGGTGATTTAATAAAGGGTAAAACCACAAAATTACAAGAATTAAATACCGATTTACTGCGCCAAAAAGCAGATAAGGATAAACTCATTGTTGAGAATAGAGAAGCTAAAAAAGAACTAGAAAAAGAGTTGAAAGAGCAAGAAAAATTAATGGCTTCCATTAGACAAAACCTAAGTTCTTACTCGTCTAAAATTAAAAAGAAGCAGCAAGAAATTGATGCTATAGATAGAGAAATTAACAGATTGATTAGAGAAGCCATCGCTGCATCTAATAAGGAAGCTGGTAAATCAACAACTTCAAAAGGATTCGCATTGACACCTGAGGCAAAATTGATTGCTAAAAATTTTGCTGCTAATAAAGGAAAATTATCTTGGCCAGTTGAGAAAGGAGTGGTTAAAGTGCGTTTTGGCACACAACCGTCGCCAATTGATCCATCGGTAAAAATAAATAGTAATGGCGTTAGAATTGCGACTGATAAAAACGAAAAAGTGAGAGTCGTTTTTGAAGGAGAAGTGCTAGCGGTTTCTGGACAGAAAAATTCTAATCCAGTGGTTTTGATAAGACACGGTAATTACATCACTGTGTATAGAAATTTATCTAAAGTCTATGTTAGAAAAGGAGATAAAGTTTCTACTAAACAAGAAATAGGAGAAGTGTTTACAAATAATGAAGGTGAAACTATATTAGGTTTTGGAGTTTTTAAAGACTCTAATCCTGAAAATCCAGCAAGTTGGATTTACAAAATGTAA
- the dprA gene encoding DNA-processing protein DprA, with the protein MTDQELIYVLALQHVPKIGDVTAKKLINHCGSAEAVLKEKQSNLLKIDGIGASILHGLFDSKHLKEAENELRFIKENDITPLYFTDFDYPEKLKHCIDSPILLFQVGNVDLKQKRIISVIGTRKITTYGVSFCEKLIEELAPFDPVIISGFAYGTDITAQKAAIKHNLQTVGCLAHGLNQIYPKVHKKYMADVEANGGFLTDFWSTDPFDRNNFLKRNRIIAGMSEATIVIESAEKGGSLVTADIANSYSKDVFAVPGRVTDSQSVGCNNLIKTQQAHLLSNPLDVAYMLNWQLEKNTKPVIQKQLFVELSSEEKVIYNFLKDKDAQLLDVIAIQCELPTFKVASVLLGMELKGVTRPLPGKLFELA; encoded by the coding sequence ATGACAGATCAAGAATTAATTTATGTTTTAGCGCTGCAGCACGTTCCTAAAATAGGAGATGTAACTGCTAAAAAATTAATAAATCATTGTGGTTCTGCGGAAGCTGTATTAAAAGAAAAGCAAAGTAACCTTCTTAAAATTGATGGCATAGGAGCCTCGATATTACATGGGTTATTTGACAGCAAACATTTAAAGGAAGCTGAAAATGAGCTCCGTTTTATTAAAGAAAATGACATTACACCTTTGTATTTCACAGATTTTGATTATCCCGAAAAATTAAAGCACTGTATTGATAGCCCAATTTTATTATTTCAAGTTGGGAATGTTGACCTCAAACAAAAACGAATCATTAGCGTGATTGGAACTAGAAAAATCACCACCTACGGAGTTTCGTTCTGTGAAAAACTCATTGAGGAACTGGCTCCTTTTGATCCTGTAATAATTTCAGGTTTTGCTTACGGTACAGATATAACTGCACAAAAAGCTGCGATTAAGCATAATTTACAAACTGTTGGTTGTTTAGCTCATGGCTTAAACCAGATCTATCCTAAAGTCCATAAAAAGTATATGGCAGATGTTGAGGCAAATGGCGGATTCCTCACCGATTTTTGGAGCACAGACCCTTTTGACCGAAATAACTTTTTGAAACGTAACCGCATCATTGCAGGTATGAGCGAAGCGACAATTGTGATAGAATCTGCAGAGAAAGGAGGCAGTCTCGTTACAGCAGATATTGCAAATTCGTATAGTAAAGATGTATTTGCAGTTCCTGGACGTGTTACCGATAGTCAAAGTGTAGGTTGCAATAATTTGATAAAAACGCAACAAGCACATTTATTATCAAATCCATTAGATGTGGCTTATATGCTCAACTGGCAATTAGAGAAAAACACCAAACCAGTCATTCAAAAACAATTATTTGTTGAATTATCTTCGGAAGAAAAAGTGATTTATAATTTCCTAAAAGATAAAGATGCTCAGTTGCTAGATGTCATTGCGATACAATGCGAACTTCCTACATTTAAAGTTGCTAGTGTTTTATTAGGTATGGAATTGAAAGGTGTTACTCGACCTTTGCCTGGGAAGTTGTTTGAGTTGGCATGA
- the trpS gene encoding tryptophan--tRNA ligase: protein MARILTGIQSTGTPHLGNILGAILPAIEMANDPNNDSYLFIANLHTLTQIKDGELLRANTYSTAATWLAFGLDIEKTVFYRQSDIPQVTELAWYLDCFFPYKRLKLAHGFKDKADRLDDVNSGLFMYPMLMAADILLYDAEIIPVGKDQLQHIEMTRDVASRFHAQMGDTFVLPEGKVQENTMLIPGTDGEKMSKSRNNFINLFLPEKQLRKQIMSIETDSTPLEDPKDWSTCNCFALYNLLASQSEITTMKANYENGGYGYGHAKQALYELILSKFSSERERYNHYMSNLSEIDAALAVGAEKAKLVANEVLARVRSKVGY, encoded by the coding sequence ATGGCAAGAATACTAACAGGAATACAAAGTACAGGAACACCACATTTAGGAAACATCTTAGGCGCCATTTTGCCTGCAATAGAAATGGCAAACGACCCAAATAACGATTCCTATTTGTTCATCGCAAATTTGCACACACTCACACAAATTAAAGATGGTGAGCTATTACGAGCAAACACCTATTCTACCGCAGCCACTTGGTTAGCGTTTGGTCTGGATATAGAAAAAACTGTGTTTTATCGCCAAAGTGACATTCCGCAGGTGACCGAACTGGCTTGGTATTTAGACTGTTTTTTTCCATACAAGCGCTTAAAATTAGCCCATGGTTTTAAAGACAAAGCAGACCGTTTAGATGACGTTAACTCTGGTTTGTTCATGTACCCAATGCTTATGGCAGCAGATATTTTATTATATGATGCCGAAATTATCCCAGTAGGCAAAGACCAGTTACAGCACATAGAAATGACCCGTGACGTTGCATCACGTTTTCATGCTCAAATGGGAGATACTTTTGTGTTGCCAGAAGGTAAAGTACAAGAAAACACCATGCTTATTCCTGGAACTGACGGTGAAAAAATGAGTAAAAGCAGAAACAACTTTATCAATCTCTTTTTACCAGAAAAGCAATTGCGTAAGCAAATCATGTCTATTGAAACAGACAGCACTCCTCTTGAGGATCCTAAAGATTGGTCAACCTGCAACTGTTTTGCGTTGTATAACTTACTGGCATCTCAAAGTGAGATTACGACCATGAAAGCCAATTACGAAAATGGAGGTTACGGTTACGGTCATGCAAAACAGGCGTTATATGAGTTGATACTCTCAAAGTTTTCTTCGGAAAGGGAACGTTACAACCATTACATGTCTAACCTCAGCGAAATTGACGCTGCTTTGGCTGTCGGAGCTGAAAAGGCCAAGTTGGTTGCAAATGAGGTTTTGGCTCGTGTTCGTAGCAAGGTTGGGTATTAA
- a CDS encoding acyl-CoA thioesterase yields MEPRTAFQSKTIMTDLVLPSETNPINNLFGGELLARMDRAASIAARRHSRRIVVTAAVNHVAFNRSIPLGSVVTIEAKVSRAFSSSMEVYLDVWIEDRESGECIKANEAIYTFVAVDETGRPVKVPELIAETKLEKERYDAALRRKQLSLVVAGKMKAADATELKALFE; encoded by the coding sequence ATGGAACCAAGAACTGCTTTTCAGTCTAAAACAATTATGACCGATTTGGTTTTACCAAGTGAAACCAACCCAATCAATAATCTTTTTGGTGGCGAATTACTGGCACGCATGGATCGTGCTGCAAGCATTGCTGCTCGTCGACATAGCAGAAGAATTGTTGTGACTGCAGCTGTAAATCACGTAGCTTTTAATCGCTCAATACCTTTAGGAAGTGTCGTGACTATTGAAGCCAAAGTTTCTCGTGCGTTTTCCAGCTCTATGGAAGTGTATCTGGACGTTTGGATCGAGGATAGAGAATCTGGCGAATGCATAAAGGCCAACGAAGCTATTTACACGTTTGTTGCTGTTGATGAAACTGGGAGACCGGTAAAAGTTCCAGAATTAATTGCAGAAACTAAATTAGAAAAAGAGCGTTATGATGCTGCATTGCGTCGTAAGCAGTTAAGCTTAGTGGTTGCAGGTAAAATGAAAGCTGCAGATGCTACTGAGTTGAAGGCTTTGTTTGAGTAA
- a CDS encoding sugar phosphate nucleotidyltransferase encodes MKIIVPMAGRGSRLRPHSLTVPKPLIPVAGQPIVHRLVRDIAKVLKQPIEEIAFVLGDPAWFGDEVVESLKELATSLGAKPSIYRQDQPLGTGHAIMCAEPSLSGPAVIAYADTLIRAEFDLDPKADSVIWTKQVENPEAYGVVKLNDKEEIVELVEKPKTFVSDQAVIGIYYFKDVAVLKDKLQEILDQNVMNGGEYQINDGIKRMMADGKVFKTGTVDEWMDCGNKNITLETNSKMLGFLKADGEEQMIAKTVKNNNSTIIEPCYIGENVKLNNATIGPNVSIGDNCVVDNSSVKNSLIQNHTTIKNANLDNAMIGNHVIYNGEFKAISIGDYSVLE; translated from the coding sequence ATGAAAATAATAGTACCAATGGCTGGACGAGGTTCTCGTCTAAGACCACATAGTTTAACAGTTCCAAAACCATTAATACCTGTTGCAGGTCAGCCAATCGTTCATCGACTGGTTAGAGACATTGCAAAAGTACTAAAGCAACCTATCGAGGAAATTGCTTTTGTATTAGGTGATCCAGCTTGGTTTGGTGACGAGGTTGTAGAAAGTTTAAAGGAATTAGCTACAAGTTTGGGCGCAAAACCGTCTATCTACCGCCAAGATCAGCCTTTGGGCACTGGACACGCTATTATGTGTGCAGAGCCATCGCTTTCTGGACCAGCAGTTATTGCCTATGCAGATACATTAATTAGAGCAGAGTTTGATCTCGACCCAAAAGCAGATAGTGTCATTTGGACCAAACAAGTAGAAAACCCAGAAGCATATGGAGTTGTCAAATTAAATGATAAAGAAGAAATCGTAGAATTAGTTGAAAAACCAAAAACGTTTGTAAGCGATCAAGCTGTAATTGGGATCTACTATTTTAAAGATGTTGCAGTTTTAAAGGATAAATTGCAAGAAATACTGGATCAAAACGTTATGAATGGTGGTGAGTACCAAATTAACGATGGGATTAAACGTATGATGGCAGATGGTAAAGTTTTTAAAACAGGAACCGTAGATGAGTGGATGGACTGCGGAAACAAAAACATTACACTAGAGACCAATTCTAAAATGTTAGGCTTTTTAAAAGCAGATGGCGAAGAGCAAATGATTGCCAAGACAGTAAAAAACAATAACTCAACAATTATAGAACCTTGTTATATTGGTGAAAACGTAAAACTGAATAATGCCACAATAGGCCCAAATGTGTCTATTGGTGATAATTGTGTGGTAGACAATTCAAGCGTTAAAAATAGCTTAATACAAAACCATACTACTATTAAAAACGCTAATTTAGACAATGCTATGATTGGCAATCACGTTATATACAACGGTGAATTTAAAGCAATAAGTATTGGCGATTATTCTGTTTTGGAATAA
- a CDS encoding SPOR domain-containing protein: MQLENYISDLLYRYDCVIVPHFGAFLTHRVSAKINETTPTFYPPKKVLSFNEQLQTNDGLLANYIAEIEKVPYLVAVERIAKHVKSIKSYLIEGETIALQNIGELILNTEGHINFEPSHNINYLTDAFGLSQFSSTKITREVYKETVEEVEKAIPITITPEKRKSRPYLKYAAIALIALTVAGFAGSNYYGNQIDSHNQIAQEEANDQLDAKVQEATFIISNPLPAATLQVEKVTGNYHIVAGAFRVEANSDKKVEQLKAKGFKARKIGVNRYGLHEVVYSSYTDRIEALNALRNIKRTQNRDAWLLVKALD; the protein is encoded by the coding sequence ATGCAACTAGAGAATTACATAAGCGACTTATTGTACAGATATGATTGTGTTATCGTGCCTCACTTTGGAGCCTTTTTAACACATCGTGTTTCGGCAAAAATAAATGAAACGACACCTACGTTTTATCCGCCAAAAAAAGTATTGTCATTTAATGAACAATTACAAACCAATGACGGACTTTTAGCCAATTACATCGCTGAAATTGAAAAAGTGCCTTATCTCGTTGCTGTAGAGAGAATTGCTAAACACGTAAAATCTATCAAATCTTATTTAATTGAAGGAGAAACGATAGCCTTACAAAACATTGGCGAACTCATTCTAAATACTGAAGGCCACATCAATTTTGAACCTTCGCACAACATCAATTACCTTACCGATGCTTTTGGGCTATCCCAATTTTCATCTACTAAAATTACCAGAGAAGTTTATAAAGAGACCGTTGAAGAGGTAGAAAAAGCGATTCCTATCACCATTACTCCAGAGAAAAGAAAAAGCAGACCATATCTCAAATATGCTGCTATTGCATTAATTGCTTTAACAGTTGCGGGTTTTGCAGGTTCTAATTACTACGGAAACCAGATTGATAGCCATAACCAAATTGCACAAGAGGAAGCCAATGATCAATTGGATGCCAAAGTCCAGGAGGCTACGTTTATCATTAGCAATCCTTTGCCAGCTGCAACGCTTCAAGTAGAGAAAGTGACTGGGAATTACCATATTGTTGCTGGTGCATTTCGTGTGGAAGCAAATTCTGACAAAAAAGTGGAGCAACTCAAAGCCAAAGGTTTTAAGGCTCGTAAAATAGGCGTCAACCGTTATGGACTTCACGAAGTTGTTTACTCTAGTTATACAGATAGAATTGAAGCTTTAAATGCATTACGCAACATCAAACGTACGCAAAATCGTGATGCCTGGTTGTTGGTTAAGGCTTTAGATTAA